The following DNA comes from Cryobacterium psychrophilum.
GTCACGGCCACGGCGCGCAGCGGGGCGTTGAGTGCGCGCCGCAGGGAGGAATCAAACATCGCGTTCGTCTTCTGACGCTGCCGAAGTATCCGCTGGCCGCCCGTCCTCGGTCGCAGATCGCGCTCGGGTTTGTCGCCGCGCGCGGTTTCCGAATATGAAGCCCAGCAGGGTCAGCCCGCCGAGAGCTGCCAGCGCGATCCACAACTGCCATCCGGGTTCAAGACTGTAGGCGCCCACCGCGACATACGCGAGAGTGCCCGGGAGGATTCCGAGGATCGTGCCGAGCGCGTAGTCCCGGCGCCGCACCGCGGTCAATCCGGCAGCGTAGTTGATGGCGGTGAAGGGCAGCACGGGCATGAGCCTGACTGAGATAACCGCGGCAAGTCCTCGGCGTTGCAGGAGCTCATCCACGCGGGCGACCCGGGCGCCCGTGAACCGTTCGACCGCTTCCCGACCCAGAAAGCGCCCGATCGTGAAGGCGAGCGTGGCGCCGAGGAGGGCGCCGAGGTAGACCAGAACGACCCCGGTGCCGAAGCCCCAGATCACTCCGGCGGCGATGCTGATCACACTTTTCGGAACGGGCGCCAGCGTGAGCAAGCCGTAGCCAAGCCCGAACCCGATCATTCCGACCAACCCGGCGGAACCGGCCGTGGCACGCACCTCGTCGACGCTCGGCACCGGGACCGTACTCCCGACGATGACCACGACCACGATGAACACGACGAGCACGGCGAGTCTCCACCGCGGTCGTCGACGACCACGGACGGAGACCGTACCGCTCACCTGGTTCTCCCCAATGTCATATAAGCCTCTTCCGCGGTTTACCCTAGTCGAACAGGATCAATGGTCCGCTCCGCCGCACGCCAACCGGTCCACCCCGAAGCTGTAGTGCCAAAAGGAAACCACACCGATGAAACGCGCCCCCTCCTGGTTCCGTCGCCCGGCTCCCCGCGGGGTTCTCGGTGCTCGCGCAACGCGTGCGGGCAGGCTCGTGGCCGTCGGCACGGCCCTGGCGTTGACCCTCGGTGCGTGCGCCGCGCCCGCGCCGGACGGCGCCCGCAGCAGCTTCACCAGCTGGGATGACGTCGTCTCCGCCGCGCAGGGACAGACCGTCAAGTTGTGGATGTATGGCGGCGACGCGCAGGGCAATGCCTACGTCGACGACGTGCTCGCCCCCGCTGTGGCCGCTCAGGGCGTAACGCTCCAGCGGGTGCCGATAGCCGATACCAAGGATGCGCTCAACCGGGTGCTCTCTGAGCTTCAGGCCGGACGAACCCAGGATGGAACGGTCGATCTGGTGTGGTTGAACGGCAATAATTTCCGCACGGGGAAGGAAGCCGGGGCATGGCTGTGTGACTGGACGACGCTGATGCCCAACCTGGCTCTGACAGCACCCGACGATCCACTCCTCACCCACGATTTCGGCACCCCGGTAGAGGGCTGCGAGGCACCATGGAGCAAGGCGCAATTTACCTTCGTCTACAACTCCGGCGTCATCGCCGACCCGCCGACCACGCTGGACGGAATCCTCGCGTGGGCCGAGGCGCATCCGGGTCGCTTCACCTACCCGGCACCGCCGGATTTCACCGGCTCCGTCTTCACCCGTGAGGTTCTCTACAGCGTCTCGGGCGGATACGACAATGTTCCGGCCGCGTTCGACCAGAGCTCGTTCGACACCTTGACGCCCGCGCTTTTCACGAGATTGACAGAGCTGGCGCCATCGCTCTGGCGCGACGGAAGCACGTACCCGGCCAATGAAAAGGAGCTGAACCAGCTCTACGCGGACCGTCAGATCGATATGACCATGACCTACGGCCCCGCCACTCTCACCACCCTGGTGAACGACGGGACTTACCCGCCCGGCACCACGGTGCTCACCCGGGAGGAGGGGACCGTGGGCAACGCGAGTTTTCTCGGCCTCCCCGCCAATGCCGGTTCCACCGCCGGAGCCATGGTCGTCGCCAACGTCGCCCTCTCCGCCGAGCAGCAGCTCGCGAAAGCCGACCCCCGGACCTGGGGCCAGTTCACCGTGCTCGACCGGGGCCTGCTCGCGGCGACCGACAGGGCCGCGTTCGACGCGCTGCCCTTCTCGCCCGTCGTGCCGTCCTACGACGTGTTGTCGAAGAATGCGAACCCTGAGTTGGCGGCCGCGTGGGTCCCCGCGCTCGACGACGGCTGGCGCACCTCCGTGCTCTCCGGCCGGTAGTCGGCGAGCCGAGCCCGATGAAGCGGATGCCGAATGCCCGCCAGAACACGACGACCGCCGCGGACCGTCGCAACTGGGCCACCCTGCTGGTGCTGCCCGCGCTGATTCCGGCCGTGTTCGTTGTCGTCGGCGGGGTCGGGGCCGCGGCCCTGCAGAGCCTGGGCCTCATGCCGTTGGCCGGTCCCGTCCGGCTCAGCGTCGACGCGTACACCGGTCAGTCCGGTGACCTGATCCGCGCGCTCGGACTCTCCCTGGCGCTGGCGGTCGCATCCACCGTGATTGCCGCGGTCGTCGGGGTGGGCACGGCGCTGCTGATCGTCGGCGGTCGGCGGTGCGGCCGGATCGTGGCCCTCACCAGCGCCGCGACCGTGACCGTCCCGCATCTGGTCGGGGCCGCAGCGGTCGGGCTTCTCCTGGCCGATTCGGGCGTGCTCGCCCGCGTGTTCGGTGTGCCGGCTGAGCTGTGGCCGTCGCTCGTCGGCGGGCCCTGGTGGGTGGCCGTGGTCGCGGAATACGCGTGGAAGGAGTCGGCGTTCATCGGGCTCGTCGTAGCCGGCACGCTACTCACCCGGGTGGCCCGTTTCGATGAGGCGGCCGCGATGCTGGGCGCCGGGCGGTGGAACCGGTTTCGGTTTGTGATGCTGCCCCTCGCGTTGCCGGCGCTGGCCATTTCGTCGACGATCGCGTTTGTCTACACGCTGGGTTCCTACGAAGTGGCGTGGCTGCTCGGGCGCACCTACCCCGAACCGCTCGCGGTCATGGCCCTGCGCCTTTTCAATTCCGTGACGCTCACGGCTCGTCCCGAAGCTGCGGCGGCCGGTGTGCTCACGGCTCTGGTCTCGTTCCTGATCGTCGGGCTCTGCTTCTGGGCACTGCGCAGAACGGCGGTATGGCGATGAAGCCCCCGGCCCCGGTCTCCACCGCCGACATACTCGCCCGCCCAGTCGCACGGATCCGGCTGCCCGGTGACCCCGGCAGCACGCTGACGCGGTCCCGCGCATCCGGCCGAACCGTGCGTATTCTCAGCACAATGCTGGTGGCCGGCTGGTTCCTGCTTCCGTTCGCCCCGCTCGGGCTTTGGGCCTTCGCGAACGACTGGTCGTTTCCCGCTGTCCTGCCCACCGAGTGGGGTTTCGAGGGGCTGACCAGCGGCATCC
Coding sequences within:
- a CDS encoding TVP38/TMEM64 family protein — protein: MSGTVSVRGRRRPRWRLAVLVVFIVVVVIVGSTVPVPSVDEVRATAGSAGLVGMIGFGLGYGLLTLAPVPKSVISIAAGVIWGFGTGVVLVYLGALLGATLAFTIGRFLGREAVERFTGARVARVDELLQRRGLAAVISVRLMPVLPFTAINYAAGLTAVRRRDYALGTILGILPGTLAYVAVGAYSLEPGWQLWIALAALGGLTLLGFIFGNRARRQTRARSATEDGRPADTSAASEDERDV
- a CDS encoding ABC transporter permease translates to MPNARQNTTTAADRRNWATLLVLPALIPAVFVVVGGVGAAALQSLGLMPLAGPVRLSVDAYTGQSGDLIRALGLSLALAVASTVIAAVVGVGTALLIVGGRRCGRIVALTSAATVTVPHLVGAAAVGLLLADSGVLARVFGVPAELWPSLVGGPWWVAVVAEYAWKESAFIGLVVAGTLLTRVARFDEAAAMLGAGRWNRFRFVMLPLALPALAISSTIAFVYTLGSYEVAWLLGRTYPEPLAVMALRLFNSVTLTARPEAAAAGVLTALVSFLIVGLCFWALRRTAVWR
- a CDS encoding ABC transporter substrate-binding protein → MKRAPSWFRRPAPRGVLGARATRAGRLVAVGTALALTLGACAAPAPDGARSSFTSWDDVVSAAQGQTVKLWMYGGDAQGNAYVDDVLAPAVAAQGVTLQRVPIADTKDALNRVLSELQAGRTQDGTVDLVWLNGNNFRTGKEAGAWLCDWTTLMPNLALTAPDDPLLTHDFGTPVEGCEAPWSKAQFTFVYNSGVIADPPTTLDGILAWAEAHPGRFTYPAPPDFTGSVFTREVLYSVSGGYDNVPAAFDQSSFDTLTPALFTRLTELAPSLWRDGSTYPANEKELNQLYADRQIDMTMTYGPATLTTLVNDGTYPPGTTVLTREEGTVGNASFLGLPANAGSTAGAMVVANVALSAEQQLAKADPRTWGQFTVLDRGLLAATDRAAFDALPFSPVVPSYDVLSKNANPELAAAWVPALDDGWRTSVLSGR